CGTCCTGCAACGGCTGCCCCGGGTGCGCTTCGGTCAGGTCGACATCTACAACAACCACTACCGGCTCGGTGGGGACGGCTTCCAGTACGCGCTCGGCGTCGGTGTCCAGTCGGCGATCTACGCGCAGAACAACTTCTTCACACTGGACGCGCCGGTCGACCCGGCCGACCTGCTCTACGACTGGGGCGGCACCGCGCTGACCGAGCGGGGTTCCTGGGTGCGCCAGAGCGGCAGTCCGGCCCGGCCGGTCGACCTGCTGGCGGCGTACAACGCGACCCATGACCCGGACCTGGCCGCCGACGCGGGCTGGACGCCCACCCTGCGCCGCGACCCCGTCCTGCCGGCACCACTGGTCCCCCTCCTGGTGGGCCCCCTTGCCGGTGCCGACCGGCTGCCGATCTGACCGCTCGGCGCGCCCGCAACTCGCGGTCGGGTCGGCGACGTAGGGGCCCATCGATGTGGTGAAGATCGGCTATAAGTGACGCATGGACTTCCCGCCGCACCTGGGCAGTATGCCGATGCACGCGATCACCGAGATCCACGGCGAACCGGGCCTGCTGGAACGCTTCCGGTTGGAGGTCCAGCAGTTCGACGACGACGCCCGGGAGCGGCTGAACGCCGCGCTGGACCTCGCCGCCGAGCTGCACCGCGACGACCGACGGGTCCGCGAGCCGTACCTGAATCACCTGCTGCGGGTGGCGATCCGGTTGATGCACCACTACCAGGTGCGCGACGTGGAGGTGATCGTCGCCGGCCTGCTGCACGACGCGGTGGAGGACCACCCGGCCGAGCTGGCCGGCGGTGAGCCGGGGGCCGACCCGACCGCTGCGGCGCTGGTCGCGCTCGCCGCGCGGTTCGGGCCGCGGGTGGCCACCCTGGTCGCCGCCGTCACCAACCCGGGGTACGACCCGGAGCGGGACCGCAACGCGCAGTACCGGGAGCACCTGGCGGTCAGCCTGGACCGGGAGCCCTGGGCCCGGGTGATCAAGGTGTCGGACTTCACCGACAACGGCGTGGGGGTGATCCACACGGTCGGGCCGAAGGTCGTCTCGTCGGCCCGGAAGTACCGGCCGCTGGTGCCGCTCTTCCGGGACCTTATCGGCCGGCCGGACACCCCGTTGTCGCCGGCGGTGAAGCGGCACATCTTCGGCCAGCTCGACCTTGCCGAGGAGCGGTTCAGCGCCATCCTCGACCAGCCCGCCCCGAACTGACGGCCCGCTCCCGAGCTGACCGCCGCCTCTGAGCTGACGGTTGCCGCATCACCCGACCGGGTTCCGCGACAAGTTCTCGGATCTTCGGCGAACCTCTCGCATTACGGTGAGTTTGCACCAGATGAGAGGCATCAGCCCTCTTGGTCCCGATTTCTGGTGTGACCCCGATCGAGAGGATTCGGACCATGCGCGACCTTTCTCGTCGTGATCTGCTCAAGGCGACGGCCGTCGGCGCCGGAGCGGTCGCTCTTCCAAGCGTGATCGCCGGCAGCTCGGCGATCGCGGCCGACGGTCCCGGGTCGTCCTCCGGCGCCACGTACCCGCCGGCGGAACTGACCGGGCGCATCGTCCGCCCCCAGAACCCGAACTATGCGGAGGCCAGCCTCGGCTGGGACGAGCTGTTCGTGCGCTATCCCCTGGTCATCGTGTTCGCCCAGGAGACCCAGGACGTGGTCAACGCCCTCACCTGGGCGCGGCAGCACGACGTCGCGCTGCGGGTACGCAGCGGTCGCCACAGCCTCGAAGGCTGGTCGAACGTCGACAACGGCATCGTGATCGACGTCAGCGAGCTGAAGGACGTCCACATCGACGCCGCCGCTCGCGTGGCGAAGCTCGGCGCGGGGCTCAACCAGTCGGAGGCGATCACCGCACTCGGGGAGTACGACTTCGCGGCGACGACCGGAACGGAGGGGACCGTCGGCCTGTCCGGCGCAACCCTCGGCGGTGGCTTCGGGTTCCTCACCCGCTATCTCGGCATGGCGTGCGACAACCTGATCGGCGCGGAGATCGTCGTCGCCGCCGGCGCCAACGGCGCGAAGGTGCTCGAGGTGGACCCGTGGAATTACCCGGACCTGCTCTGGGCCCTGCGCGGGGCCGGAAACGGCAACTTCGGGATCGTCACGTCGCTGACCTACAAGGTGGCCCCGCTGAAGAGCGTCTCCTACCTTCAGGCGACCTGGCCGGGCCTCGACAACCTGCACGAGGTCTTCGAAAACTGGCAGCGCACCGCGCCCTTCAGCGACCCCCGCCTCGGCACCCAGGTCGAGGTGCACCCGAACGAGATCCTGCTGTTCGCGGTGCTCGCCGAGGGATCGGAGGCCGAGACGAGGAAACTGCTGGAGCCCATCCTCTCGATCGGCGACCCCGAGGTCACAGTCCAGATCGGCGGCTGGAGCGAGACCTACTCCGGCTTCCAGATCCCGAGCGACGAAGAGCCGGCGAAGTGGAAGTTCTTCTCGCAGTTCACCAGGGAGCCCTTCCCGGCGAAGGCGATCAGTATCGTCCGCGAGTTCATGGAGAACTCCCCGTCGCCGGACAGCAACTTCTTCACCCAGGCCTTCGGGTCCGGAGCCCAACGACAGGAACCCTTCGGCGGCGCGGCCTTCCCGCACCGCGACGCGCTCTTCTACTCCGAGCCCGGCGCGGGCTGGGGCACCCGCGGCGAGCCCGACAGCGATGACGCCATCACCCCGATCGCCCAGACCTGGATCGCCGAGTTCAGCCAGGCGCTGCGGCCCTACGTGGACGGCGCCTACGTCAACGTGCCGAACATCGGCATGGCGGAGTGGGAGGAGGCCTACTGGGGCCGCAACTTCCCGCGGCTGCGCAAGATCAAGGCAAAGTACGACCCGCACAACGTCTTCCAGTACGAGCAGAGCATCCCGCCCGCGACGCACTGACCAACCTGACCGGTCAGACCAGCCGGACTGGTAAGACCTGCCGGACCGGTCAGGCCAGCGACGCGGGAGGCACACCACCCGCTCGGCTGGATCTCCTCCCACCCCACCCACCCCAGCCGCCCCCTTTGCTCTGCACCCATGGACGCACCACTTACAGACCGTGAGCGTCGCATCCGTGGGTGCAGAGCAAAGGACGGATGTCCGGGGGCGCCGGGAGGCCGGCCTGGGCGGAGTGTGGGCTGGTGGGACGCCGGGATGGGCCCTGCGGCCGGCCGGTCACGTAAAGGGGACGGTCACCCTGGGTGCAGGCCGGCGCGAACAAGACGCTCCAGCCACGGGGTCGGCGCGACCCCCAACTCGCGGCCCAGGTCGGCGCGGAACAGCTCGAACCGCCGTACCGCCTCGTTGATGTTGCGCTCCGCCAGGTGCACCGCGATCAGCGTGCGGGTGGCGCTCTCCCGCAGCGGCTCCAACTGCACAGCGGTCAACGCCACCTGCACCGCCTCGCTGTACCGGCCCTGCGAGGTGAGCCGCTCGGCGAGCGCCTCCAACGCGTACAGCTGGGTCTGGCGCAACCGTTCCCGCTCGGTCAGCACCCAGTCGTCGTACCAGCCGGGCAGCAGCTCACCGGTCGCCAGCGCCGGCACACCGGGGCCGACGTCGACAGGTGACCCGCCGGCCAGCAGGGCGGTGGCCGCCGCGCCCAGGGTGGCCACGTCGCTGGTCACCCCGGCGGCCAGGGCCAGCCGGTCGTCCTCGTCCACCAGGGGTTCGGGAGTCACCCGGTGCAGCCGCCAGAGCATCGTGCGCAGGTTGGCCCGGGCCCGGTCCTCGTGCGAGCCGGGCCAGAGCGTGCCGGCGGCCTCCGAGCGGGCACACCGCTGGCGTACGCCGAGGTAGGCCAGCAGTCGGCGGGCGCCCTGCGGCACCGTCACCACCCGCCCGTCGCGTTCCAACCCGAACCCACCGAGCAGCCGCAACGCGTACCGGGGAGGCCGCCCCGCCTCGATCTCGGGTGCCGCGGTGCGAAGGTCGTGTGTAACCTCGTGAACAGCCATTCCTGCGCCTCTCGCACCCGATCGCCCCGTGGGACTTCACGGTCGGGTGTGGACGATCGCCGCGCCAGCGCAGTGTCGTCACACCGACCCGGCGAGCGGCGTGGATCAACCGTTCGCCGGATCCGGCACCGACCGTTCAGCGCAGCTTGCTCAGCGTCCGGGCGTACCCGGTCCACTCGGCGGCGTCGCCGACGTTCGCGCGCACCTGCGCCTCCTTCATGATGGCGAGCACCTGCTCGGTCGGGGCCTCGGCCAACTTGCCGAGCGTGCTGATCCCGGCACGGGCCAGCGCTGCCCGGGCCTTGGTCGGCACCCCGCTGAGCATGGCGATGTCGGCGTCGCCGACGTTCTCCAACTCACCCTCGATGCCGAGCGCGGCGGCGACCGCCGACTGGGCCCCGACGGTGGTCCGGACGATCACCGCCTCCCGCTCGCTCACCTCGCCGAGCATCGCGTCCACGCTCGGGTAGCTGGTGTCCGCCGGCAGCACCTTGAGCACGTCGCGGATCAGCCGACCGTCGGCCACCTCCTCCTCGCCGAACGCGCGGATGAACTCCGACAACTTCACCTCGCGCGGGAAGCGCTGCCGGACGTCACCGTTCTCGGCGGCGTACCGCTGCAGGTAGGCCGCGCCCCGGACCTTCGGCCCGACGACCACGTCGACGCCGAGGGTCTCCACGGCGGGCAGCACGATGGTGCCGGCCTTGGTCTGCCAGATGCTGACCTTCTTGTCCATGAACATCGTGGTGCCCATGTACTTGCCGAAGTCCAGCGCGCCGATGTAGTTGGGGATCTGCTCGATCGCGTACGGGCCCGGGCTGACCTTGTTCTCGTGCACCGTCGAGTGCAGCCGGTTGATCTCCGCGCGGATCTCGTCGAGCAGCCGCCGCAGGCTGACCCGCA
This portion of the Micromonospora zamorensis genome encodes:
- a CDS encoding HD domain-containing protein, whose amino-acid sequence is MDFPPHLGSMPMHAITEIHGEPGLLERFRLEVQQFDDDARERLNAALDLAAELHRDDRRVREPYLNHLLRVAIRLMHHYQVRDVEVIVAGLLHDAVEDHPAELAGGEPGADPTAAALVALAARFGPRVATLVAAVTNPGYDPERDRNAQYREHLAVSLDREPWARVIKVSDFTDNGVGVIHTVGPKVVSSARKYRPLVPLFRDLIGRPDTPLSPAVKRHIFGQLDLAEERFSAILDQPAPN
- a CDS encoding FAD-binding oxidoreductase, which codes for MRDLSRRDLLKATAVGAGAVALPSVIAGSSAIAADGPGSSSGATYPPAELTGRIVRPQNPNYAEASLGWDELFVRYPLVIVFAQETQDVVNALTWARQHDVALRVRSGRHSLEGWSNVDNGIVIDVSELKDVHIDAAARVAKLGAGLNQSEAITALGEYDFAATTGTEGTVGLSGATLGGGFGFLTRYLGMACDNLIGAEIVVAAGANGAKVLEVDPWNYPDLLWALRGAGNGNFGIVTSLTYKVAPLKSVSYLQATWPGLDNLHEVFENWQRTAPFSDPRLGTQVEVHPNEILLFAVLAEGSEAETRKLLEPILSIGDPEVTVQIGGWSETYSGFQIPSDEEPAKWKFFSQFTREPFPAKAISIVREFMENSPSPDSNFFTQAFGSGAQRQEPFGGAAFPHRDALFYSEPGAGWGTRGEPDSDDAITPIAQTWIAEFSQALRPYVDGAYVNVPNIGMAEWEEAYWGRNFPRLRKIKAKYDPHNVFQYEQSIPPATH
- a CDS encoding AfsR/SARP family transcriptional regulator, which produces MAVHEVTHDLRTAAPEIEAGRPPRYALRLLGGFGLERDGRVVTVPQGARRLLAYLGVRQRCARSEAAGTLWPGSHEDRARANLRTMLWRLHRVTPEPLVDEDDRLALAAGVTSDVATLGAAATALLAGGSPVDVGPGVPALATGELLPGWYDDWVLTERERLRQTQLYALEALAERLTSQGRYSEAVQVALTAVQLEPLRESATRTLIAVHLAERNINEAVRRFELFRADLGRELGVAPTPWLERLVRAGLHPG